The Manihot esculenta cultivar AM560-2 chromosome 8, M.esculenta_v8, whole genome shotgun sequence genomic interval CTTGGGGGTTTCTTTTCTAGATGATTCTCCTTGAATTGGCATTTGTCCACGATTCTCCGCTTCCACATTGCTTTTTTCAGATGATAGTAACTTAGACGATGCTTCTGCAACATTTTCAGCATCTTTATTGCTTTTCTCTGGTTCCATACCGTTGGAAAGTTAAGACTCTCCTGCAAGCAAATATAATAAACAACTTGATTATTCacaaattttattaacaataaTGCTTTTCCTCTTTCCATGATAGGTGCCACCATTATCAGAATCCTAGATATCATTCCAAATGCCCAATGATTCGTTCATTTATAATAACTGCCTTTCAAATGATTTCACACCTTTAAGTGACACTAGGAAATGATGAAGCTAAAAAATGAAGCTATCCCTCAAGGTAACTGCTAATGTTTGATCATATGATTTAACATCTGACAATCCTATATACTTCAAGTTTCATTGAACAATGAACTCCTTAAAGTTTATTGCAAGACATTATCATGGATAGGAAAAAGTGTTAGCAGTCAGCCAAACTAGACTAGATGTACTTCGCTTGCCAAAGCCTAGTCATCAGTGAGAAAATTTCTCTACCCAAACGGGGAAAAATGAAGGGAAAGAAAATAACATAGCCATGATTGAATAAAAGCACGTCATCTCACTATGGAGGAAAAAAGCCCTCATAAAAAATAAGTAAGGATGTAAAAAAAGGTGGTGTTAAGAAAGGTCTAGGGCGTCCATCCTCCATACAATTCAAGCTTTTGGGTTTTATGTGCATTTGAATTCTTGCTCGCCCAATATTGCTAAAGGTGTGCTCAGGGTCAAACCGTCAAGGTCCACAAGGCCCCAACCCTAATTTAACATTTCATCTTCCAAGAAGGAATGCATATTCCAGTTGAAACACCGAaggagtttaaaaaaaaaacgtcCAAATTGTACAAACGGGCTTTTCTATTGAAAAAAACTAATtcacataaaaatatattttggtcaaaaaaataattcaaataaagaACGAATATTACGTTAATTTCCCAATATATTACAATCTCCTGGTACCCAAGAAAAGAATCAATTCTAGCAACAAATATAATAAACATATCAAGTAGCACATTAAACAACCGGAATGCAGAAGGGTGAAAATTGGAAAACAAATCTGTTCTCTTAATCTAATGTATCTATCCAAAAGCCCAAGCTCAACCTAAGCAGCACAAGCCCAGAAAAACAAAGACAACGTTCTCCAATTCGATTCGACTGTGCGAACTTATACCTAAATCAAGCATTTTAAACAAACAAACTCAAAGGCAAACCAATTAATCAATTACAAGAAAACAGAAGTTTAGGTAAAGTACCTCGATACGTTTTCCTTTTCAAAGACTTTTTTTCTCGGAAAACAACCAGAAAGAGGGGGAATCTATACGCGATAGCAGATCCAAAATCTAAACCTGCAAAAGATttagattataaaaatattaggagagAGAGGGATTAGTATGGAGAAGAAACAGGGAGACACAGAGGTTGAGATAGGGTTTGCGAAAGGGAGAAGCTGAGAGAGCAGAAGagatgaaaatgaaaatttaacgACACTCACAAAAAAGCAATTTCTTTTGAAAAAGAGAAATAGCGATACAAAACGATGCGCATTACGGTTGGACTCGGATCCTCGCTCCGGCCCGATAACAAAAAGGTCAAAACGTAAGGGGCATTCCGAGAATCGAACTCGGGACCTCTCGCACCCAAAGCGAGAATCATACCACTAGACCAAATGCCCAGGTGATGTTTTCTTATAAAGTTTTCAAAACAAtacaaaggaaaaaaattaattaaaaagcgGGTTTTGAATTTGAGTCGGAGAGATTTTTAGGTTTGCttgttagaattttttttaaggcttttttattaataattaaaaaaaataaataatttttaaaatataaattaaaattattatcaaaaataaaataaatatgagtTTAACTTGCGTTTACTTTATTCCTCTGCCTGCccctttgaaattttaataattatgagtttatttttaatatgctGTTATATTTagctttcttatttaaaaaaaaaattaaaaagttgaatttcatgaatttaaatttaaatttaaatttaataaatatatattttactccTACCAAAAATGAAGAAtgcattaataaatattttaacctttttaaatgTAGATATTTAATCtctctaaatataaatattgcatTCGTTTCTATCTAAAAGATCTCCCTAGTGTGAAGGCATCCGTTTCAAATTTGCTCTTGTCAGTAGCATGAAAGGAAGCACTGGTGAAGGTAAAAAAAGGAATCTATATGACCAAGGCTAGTAGAAGAGGCCATCCCCTGTTCCTCCACAGGAAGACTCTGGAAGCTTagaatgaaaaaaaagaaaaaggataaaAGTTTTTTCTCTCTATACAAAGAATATAGAGAGAGACTGTTCCTTTTTACCTCCAGACTTTATTTGattagaataatttaattacaaaattttaaatttttaaaaatattagaattttgtttatctaattaatattttttaaaattttcttgaaAAGTCAAAAGTATTTGTTGTTTTGATATATTAGAGTAAgttatcaaattattttctttttagttttagtctaaaaaataaattgaagtgaatttatataattattaaggtattatttaattgaaataacttAATTAAGAAACTTCAAACTCCTAGGAAGTATTAAAATTGTATTTGTTTGATTGTCAATTGTTTTTTTGATTTTATGAGAAATCAAAtggttttttttcttaaattacttcttaaatattttttcatgaaataatctttttaaactaaataaaacctCAAACCAAATAAAATCTAAAGAAAACGAGACTtatcaaaaatcaaataaaatctaAAGAAGACGATACTTATCAAACCATAACCTTAGTACTAATACTGTTAAAATAGATTTAAATTCATAAATAGATCGAGATTACTCATAttttttagaatataaataagaaatttgagactcatattttaaataattttttttattagatctATTTTGATATTGAGCCGCAAATTAAATTAGATTGGTTAGCAGACTATCcatttaaaaatacaaataatattattttatttataattttattttttataaataaaaatcaaaatataaatgacaatttttaaataaaatatgatatttttattttatataattttcagtaaatttattttattatttagataattttcaTATAAGTTATGacgatttttaaataaaatatgatattcttattttatataatttttagtaaatttattttattatttagacaaTTTTCATATAAGTTATGTTTAGATTTTAGAAAAAAAGTAGTGTTTTatgtgaatttaatttaattttttttattttaatttttttttttttaaaataggctCATCCACGGACCGCCGCAGATCGAGTGGAACTTAAATATTAAAGGCTCAATTCTCAATAGATGTTTGTTGCTCGGTCCATCTTGAAATCAAACCTACGCAGATCGAGCCGAACCGCCGTCCCGTTTGGACAGCACTACTTAGCACTTTATTCTCTTAAAGCATGCCCCCTCGGCGTAAAAAGAAGGCACATCACTATTTTAAGTTTCAATAAATACTTCcactgaaaaaaagaaaaagataaaaaagcTCTTCAAAATTTGTTAATCCATTAAAAATCAATATTGTTAACTAATAAGTTTATTGAATCAGTATCCCTAAAAACTGaccaaattaaattcaaaaataaaataaaaataatgttcTTAATATTTGTTTATTGATTTTGAAAGTCACATAAAGGTTGACAAATTTGTTTTTATGATAGGCATCCGTCCCAGGAAATTCAAGTATAATGTTGGGTCAATTTCTTACTAAAATGcacaaaaaaggggaaaaaaaaaattccaaattCACATAAAAAAGATATggcaaaattttttaatatggatAATTTTGATCCCATTTCATGCATTGCATGGCTGCGTATATCCATCTCATGCAGCTAATGCTTTGTAAAAATCCAACCAAGGCCTTTAATACAGGCAACTCCCACCAACGAGAAAATCATGTCATCAACAATAGCTTCAACTACTTAAAAATTCTGGTTAGTCCATGCAACAGAAAATTTCCCAATATAATTCATTCTTAAAGCTTTGAACATACTTCGTAGATATGGACCACTTCTCAAATCAGCTTCATTTTCATCCAGAAGAAAAATGGGTAGAAGTATGTTCCCACCCCcaccaaaaataataataacaataatattttagtgcCGCACATGCTTCAAGGACTGTTCTTGATCTCATTTGTCGCAATACAATCGTCAAGCCTTTATACGTACCACAAATGAACCTGTTTACATGTTAAATTGCAGCATTGCATGTGAACTGCGATCAACTAAATGGACAACTTTGAATAGATTTAGAACCAAggatttttaaaacataaatgaAAGTGAAGCTAGCAAAATTATTGTGAAATGTAGACCAAGTATTTTGTCAATCAGAAATATCTCAGCAGATTCAATTTACTAAATatgggaagaaaaaaaaaatgtttcatTAGGAAAGCACAAAGAATTCGCATGAGATACGGAAATCACTGGAACTCAACTTATCAACTAGGCCCATGGACCAGGAGACACAGAAACTCCAGATTATGCATAGTGAATGAGATATTAGCATGTGAATACTGGATTAAACACACCATTACAAAACTACAGTAGGTTAAAAGAAAAGTGGGACTTGAAAGTTGCCAAAATAAAAggctaatttaattttatttgactatATCAAAATGAAAAATGCAGGATGCAAAAGGAACATATTTTAGGAGAGAGAATCCATGAAGgggatgagaaaaaaaaatcaaaatataagctGCTAAACACAGACGGTACGGACTGATTAATTTCCCACTTGCCACACTTTTGGAATGGGAAAACTGATAAACCGTAATGAATGAACACTTACTGAGGAATTTGACCAAGCTTCTGACTACTCAAAGTTAATGGATCTAAATAGCAAGAAGGAAAGAAACTGAAAAGAAATAAACCGAAGGATAGATGATTATGTGAAACAGAGACCTTTTAGGAAAagttcagctataaaaggaagAGCATATTTTGGCaagcaaaccaccaagaaacaAGAAAACCAAAGACCAATTTTAAACAGTACTCTCACAAATGAATCAAAGACATCTAGCCTGTTAACAAGAAACTGAACGGGCATACTGATCTCACACATAAAATGCCAAAAGATAAGAATTCCTATATGACAACATACTTTAATAGCtacaaaaaaaaatctaattggaTGTTCATATACACAATATTATGCAACGTGCAAGCTAGACAAAGGAAAAGCAACAGGAGTTAAAATCCAGTTACTCACATGCTGGAAGATCAGATATGTCAGCAGAAACTGCACAAGGAATTCCCAAGTTTGAAAGAGCACCCCTAATGATACCGCAAGGGAAATAGAGATGCATGCTCATTTGGGTAGCCTTGTTTTCAGCCATTGCAGAAGGATCTTGCGATAAATCTACATTATCATCAACTGACATTCGTGCAAGCCAAGGAAACTTATTATCTTGCAACACAAATGTGCCCTACAAGACAACCCATAATCCAGCTTCTCATCCAATGCAAGCACATTTTAAAGATTTATCCAGAAACCAAATCCTAAACTTACTCTATGATTTGTCTTCAAGTTGTCAATCTGCTTCTTAAAGACCTCATACCAGAAATCTTTGCATACAAACTTTATTGCCTCCAGGTGTTCACTAAACCGTGGACGCTCCTTGGTATACCTAACAAAATGAAGCTCTTTTAATCCGTCCCAGATGTTACTCccattgaaaaatattaaaatctggGGATAATCAACTCTGCATTTGTAAGCCATTTAGCCATCATAATGCCAATACAAGCCTATTCCCTGTCtctatttcttcttttttttgcaTGTTCTCTCTATTAACTATTTAGATAAAATGAATGCATAAATAAATAGATATTAGAGTTCatttaaaatcttaatttcTTATCCTTCCTTGCACTTTCTCAGAAACCAAACAGCTTTCTATGCTATTAACATAACAACATAATTCTGATTTGAAGATCCAATCTAAAGAGCAAAAGATACAAAATCAACAGAAAACGGCAAAATACAATTGTATATAATAAGTGCATAAAAATGAAGGAAATCAAGAAAATTCATTAAGAAAATATAGTTAATTGAAGCTGAGAGGCAGGTAGGGGTATTACCGTTCTGCGAGCTGGTGGCCGACCTGATAGCCAATAGCCTCGATCCGACGACCAGCGAGCTCAGGTTTATTGGTGTCGAAGCGATTACAGTACGATGACACCATCTCCGCGAGTAGGCTATCAATGCAACTCCCCgacacttctcttttcatctcCATTTCTCTGTGCGAAAACTGATTTGGTTAACTTGATTCAGCTctcacaataataataataataataataataataaatgcatATTTTGACACGTATCAGTATATGGGTATAGTCTAACATGTAATTAATTgtgtaatttaatataattttaattaatttattatttatctaattttttttcttaaactcAGAATGGAATTTAAATTgagaattgaaaattgaaaattgcaATATTAAgtctttcatatttatttaaatatacttattattaaattaaattagtgaatactatttatctatttatttgttgcatataaaaatttttctaataataaaaGTAGTGAAATAAAGATTGTGGCATTTTTCCTTAGGGATGAGAATAATTCAGATTAAATTGAAACagagaatttattatttaatttttatgtattattataattaataaattaatttttatattttaaaatttataaaaatatttttactttttatttatcaataaaataatttttttatttttttcattaaaaataaataattccttcttcttttttaatattttaatttttttctccataatataatttttaaattttaatttttataaaaaaaagccaaataaaaagaagaatccAAAaagataatttgattttttaatataaaaagtaaacaaaattaaataaaatgattatttcattaataaaaaaataaaaatattttaatatgtttttaaaaatatagaaattgatttattaataatattaatatttaagaattaaataataaattttttattaaattattaattgaattaatttaatttaaaaaatcagtttagctatttaataatttagttggatttaatttttaattttcagaaATTCAGTTTATTTGGTTCACTTTGTttgagaaaaaatatattaacttgaattaaattaaataatttcttttttattataaaataaattttaatatgaagcttaatcaaatcaaatagaattcaatttggtttaaatgaatttgatttaattttcttaaaactAAATTGAACCACACCGATTAATACTCGCCTCGTTTTTGCATATATGGAGGGTGATTAGGTAATTTTGTCCTCCTAACTCAATCCCTTTCATTTTTCCCATCGTTATTGGATTCTTGGTGGTGAGATTTTTTCTCATGGCTACTCATCTTTCCTCTTCTTCACTTTTAGAATTTTTCTATTTCGTTTTGTTTGGTTTTACATTGGTAATGGCCAAATATACAAAAAGGACATATCATAACTAGGGATGGCAATGGATTGGGTATTTTTGAGTATCCAATCCGACCGAACCCTAACAGAACGGATTTAGATAGTTATAATTGGGTTTGGGATGggttcatattttaaaaataatacccgttgcggGTTCGGATCGGATTCGAATTTTATGTACAGAATATCCACTAGCCGaatccgtttatataaataattaatttaatatcaataatatttataaaattttttatataattatatttaaaaatttaaatttaaatattctttagaaatattaaattttttaaatgaaaattattaataaaaaatatcttttatataaattattaattaaaatatataagattaaaatatataaaattaaacaggTTCGAATTTTATTCGGATAGTAATAATCAAATTTAGAACGGATtttgatagtttaaattaatttttaattgagtttAAAATGGATTccgatattattaatataaatcgaattcggataatttaattttcacggTACCCTATCCATTAACATCCCTAATCATACTAATCATACCTGCGGATGAAATTTATCGTTAGCTTTTTAAACTTGAGGaactaatttttcattttaataccCCAAGCGTTtaaacttataaattaattaggctAAATAGATTACAACATTATCTTTATTTAGTTTAAGATTTTCACCacgtaattatttaatatatttttagtaatttagtaataaatatgtttataaactatagattaaaaaaaaaaaaaaagaagcacgTCTATGTTTCCATCTGAATGGCTGCAACAGCAAGCTTCGCAAATTTTCCTCCATTTGGGAAAAATTTTAAGCCAAGTTAAGATGAGAAAGAGAACAAATTGTCCACAGAAATTTGAACCAAACGAAGCGCAAGCTTAACTAATAGTGTTGTTCAGTTTACGAGATCAAACAAGGCACACAACATTTTCCATCACAAAAACAAACGGGGCAAACCAGCCAGAAGTTTAATTACGATTTTGTTCTTTGCTTGCAACGTTCGCCTAAAATTTCCAGCTAATACATTATTCAGCTGCCTTCGCCTTATCATGAATCCCTGGGGAATCATTCTATCCTTGCAAACCAATAACACCTGCATAAAGACATTGCACAAACAGAAATCTGGTTACACATATAGATGATGAAGACGAAGATGGCTCAATTTATGAGAAATTGTAATCCCATTCTTCCAATGATAATGATTTTCCAGATTCAGAACAGTGATTATCATGGTAAATGAAACTATTTAATGGCTAGGGAAGTTTAATACTTACCACATGCTACCCTGCCACCAGCATTTCCAGTGGTTTTGCTAAGTTCATGTCCCCCTGCATACAAAATTGAAATGAGTCGATGATATTTATTGCTTTAATAAATGACTAAAGAAATGTGGTGGAGAGGAAGAGGGCGGTCTAGCAAAATAGTCACTGTCATTCGGTAATCAACCTAAAATCTACTTCAGCATTCTGCTTGTCCGCCAACAATACTATAATGATAGAGAAATGTTGAATCAATCAGTGGAAAGCCAAACCACTAACGATTACCCTGCCCTAGCACAAATGATATTGAAACCAGCAAACAACTTTCAGCATTAACCAATCCAACTAAGAAGCCAAATCAtgtaaatgataaaataaacagCTATGCACCGCAACTAGAATTAATAAAACAGCACCAGGTAGAATGGGAAACTAGCATGACCGTCAAATTAGAGCTAGAAGAACAGGTTGTTGGTACATCAACAATAGCCAAATTTGTTAAATAGCCTCCCCATAGGATTATGCTATGCTTGTATATGTTGTCACAAAACAAACAATGACTTCTACACAATTAAAGGCCCATTTTATCCCTAAGTGAAATGGACTTGCTATAGaaatttatgataatttaatCCGGGCGCTTATGTCTCTAATTTTCTCAAATTAATCTTCAAAAGTTATTGCTAACGGACAGGCTCTATATTTTctagaaaaaattactaatttaatCCCTATGGTAcgaaaaaacttattagttagtccctcaattttgaaaaatacattaaaatgtcCCTAACATTTTAAAAGGTCTACTACTTGGTCTCTCTGTTAATTTTgccgttaaatattttactatttagtctctatggttttgaaaaacttattagttgatctctcaagttttaaaaagtttactaattggTCCTTGTGTATTAGGagcattttagatttttttgtaATACTTAACGGTTAAAACTAATGGAGAAACTAACTAGAAGACTTTTTAAAACGTCAAGGACTAAGCAGTAGTGagttttaatacatttttcaaAACCGAGAGACCAACTAGTGAGTTTCTCTATACTATAGGGACTAAGCAGTAATTTTCCCTATTTTCTAATACTCAACCATGCTGATGTCTTCTACTTAAAAGTAGTAAGCGATGCCTCCTCTGATTGGCAAATAGCCTTTCTAGCCCAGAGTTGGCAATTTCAGAGAGAATTTGTAGAACATAAAATGTAACACTTAATTACCAAGATGAATGGAAACTCATGACACTTGTAACTGATAACATAAAGCAGCAATTTTATAAGCTTGAAAAGAAGGTTCCAAAGCTGAGAATTCAAAGTTTACCCTTTCCAAGATCATCAGGATCTGCGTGAACAACGACTGCCCTTCCTACAATGGAATGCGGACCAGAAAGAGGAATATCCTTGTCAACGATTGTGAAACTAGCAGTGCCTGGAGCACACAAGAAACAGAAGTGTTAATGATCCAGAATGTATCAAATGCCACtaggaaaaaataataacatgaaAGAAGCCAATAAAGGAGAAGTTAAAgggaatcaaaagaagaaatCCTTGTTAACAAGAGAAACATAGGTATTTTAGAATAAAGAATTAtattaatagaaaacaacagTACATACCATCATCACCAGCAGTGACATTTCCCAGATCACCAGCATGACGAATGTCGTCCTCAGGGGCACCATGCTCTTTGCCACCAGGGTTGAAATGTGGCCCTGCCAATAGATCATCAGAAGATTGAGTATGAAGAATTAAATTTCagcagatttttttttccttacaaGTCAAATAGTTAAGCAAGAAGcatttagaaaagaaaattttccagCTAGTTCACAATACCAGTTGACATGCAACCATTTGTTGTGTCTCCAAGGGCATGAACATGGAATCCATGAAGCCCTGGCTTAAGGCCAGAAACACTTCCAGTGACGGTGGTTGGACCTGATGAAAAGTGAATTTAAGATTGTTATCCATACAGGAAATTAGCACTTCAAAATTCCAAGGCCAACTGATAGGAATGCTGAAATACCATCTCCTTCTTGGGTGAAGAAGATTGTCCCAGCAACACCCTCACTACTGTTAAGAACAGCAACGGCCTTCACCATTGTTCTATGTGATCtacaaaagataaaaataaaaaagttgcaAATAGACAATTACCTTGATAAAAATAACTGAATAGCATGTCTAAGAGCACATCAACTGAAAAGCATACTAAGGAGGCTATGCAAAGGGAAGCAGGAAGGCACAAAAGTACATACTTGCACACACAGAAACACAGAAAGTCCCATACAACAGCTACATGCGATAATGGTGAAGTTGATCTAGAGTCTACTCATCATAACTTCAAGCAGGAAAATAGTAATTACCCCCACTcccaaaagaaaaagggaaaaaaactgCAAGTACCAGAAAAAATGGAAACCAAAAACCAGAAAAAATGTAAGCCACAAGTGCATAAATGTCTAAGACCCTAAAGAAAATGACACAGCATGGAGGGAACTATCTAATGTGTCCCTAGAAACAACGTACAAGGTTTTGATAGCTCCGATGTAGATGAAATTGCCATAGAGAAGCATGCTACCCAACAACTTCAtaggaagagaaaaaaaaaagatcgaTAATTCACATCGGAATATTGATTAATAATCCAATTCCATTAGATTGGACTCTAGAATCCAGCAACAGCCTCTTACAAATTTGAAAAGCACATCAACCTAAAATCACAACACACCAGCCAAAAGAGAATCTCTCTAAAATGACAATCATCCTGTGATGATATCTTTTCAACTATTTCTTCATAATTTCTCTATTCTGTTAAATTCCACCTCAAAAGTCCCATATGCACCAGATCAAAAGAAATGTGGAGAAACTGAAGTGATCAACACATAGATTACCATGAACAAAAACTTGACGGATCTGTAAACAAACCGTACAATCCACAAGGAAACACAACAAAAACATCAAATCCAGGCACAGATTTAACACTCAAGCAAAGAAATACACCGATGAAAGAACACAAACAGACATCATAGAAATTCAACGCATAAATGACAAAAAAAATAGGCAAAGAACCAAACAATTCGACCAAAAGAAACAGTAATTACAAGAAAATAGAGCATAAAATGCTAATTAAAATCAAGGTTTACAGCAATCTAGATCAAAACAGAAGGTGAGAATCCAAGGGTTGTACCTCAGAGCACCCCTTAGTCAGAGAAAGTAGAGAGAGAGTGTGTGTGTGTGACTGTTTTGTCAAGCTAAGAGTAGCGCTGCCGCTGTCTGACAGATAATATAGAAAATTGGGACCCACAAAAtaggattttttttctttatatgattaattaattaattaaagaggAAAAATAGGAATAGGAAAGGAAAAATAAGGGAGAATCTCCAGAAAATTCTATTCGTTTAGGAATAAAGCTGCATTTTCATCTCTATTCTTTTCAAAGttcaattaaattcaaattaaaaaattttaatgaaataaattcaCGAGtcttatctaa includes:
- the LOC110620599 gene encoding trafficking protein particle complex subunit 6b, with amino-acid sequence MEMKREVSGSCIDSLLAEMVSSYCNRFDTNKPELAGRRIEAIGYQVGHQLAERYTKERPRFSEHLEAIKFVCKDFWYEVFKKQIDNLKTNHRGTFVLQDNKFPWLARMSVDDNVDLSQDPSAMAENKATQMSMHLYFPCGIIRGALSNLGIPCAVSADISDLPACSFVVRIKA
- the LOC110621687 gene encoding superoxide dismutase [Cu-Zn]; this encodes MVKAVAVLNSSEGVAGTIFFTQEGDGPTTVTGSVSGLKPGLHGFHVHALGDTTNGCMSTGPHFNPGGKEHGAPEDDIRHAGDLGNVTAGDDGTASFTIVDKDIPLSGPHSIVGRAVVVHADPDDLGKGGHELSKTTGNAGGRVACGVIGLQG